In one window of Nicotiana tabacum cultivar K326 chromosome 12, ASM71507v2, whole genome shotgun sequence DNA:
- the LOC107800697 gene encoding 26S proteasome non-ATPase regulatory subunit 14 homolog has product MSGMERLQRMFAGAGGALGHPPPDSPTLDSSEQVYISSLALLKMLKHGRAGVPMEVMGLMLGEFVDEYTVRVVDVFAMPQSGTGVSVEAVDHVFQTNMLDMLKQTGRPEMVVGWYHSHPGFGCWLSGVDINTQQSFEALNQRAVAVVVDPIQSVKGKVVIDAFRLINPQTMMLGQEPRQTTSNLGHLNKPSIQALIHGLNRHYYSIAINYRKNELEEKMLLNLHKKKWTDGLTLQRFDAHSKTNEQTVQEMLNLAVKYNKAVQEEDELPPEKLAIANVGRQDAKKHLEEHVSNLMSSNIVQTLGTMLDTVVF; this is encoded by the exons ATGTCTGGAATGGAAAGATTGCAGCGGATGTTCGCCGGAGCTGGCGGCGCGTTAGGCCACCCGCCACCGGATTCTCCCACTCTGGACTCTTCTGAGCAAGTTTACATCTCTTCTCTTGCCCTCCTCAAGATGCTTAAACACG GGAGGGCTGGAGTTCCTATGGAAGTGATGGGATTGATGTTAGGGGAATTCGTGGATGAGTATACGGTGCGCGTCGTGGATGTGTTTGCAATGCCTCAGAGTGGTACTGGAGTGAGTGTTGAAGCTGTTGATCATGTTTTCCAGACCAATATGCTTGACATGCTCAAGCAGACTGGCAG ACCTGAGATGGTTGTTGGTTGGTATCATTCACATCCTGGATTTGGCTGCTGGCTTTCTGGTGTTGACATCAATACTCAGCAG AGTTTTGAAGCACTGAATCAACGAGCAGTGGCTGTGGTGGTGGACCCTATTCAAAGTGTTAAAGGGAAGGTGGTAATTGATGCCTTTCGCTTGATCAATCCCCAAACTATGATGCTTGGCCAAGAGCCACGGCAGACAACATCAAATCTGGGACATTTGAACAAACCATCTATCCAA GCATTGATCCATGGTTTGAACAGACACTACTACTCAATAGCCATAAACTACAGAAAGAATGAACTTGAAGAGAAGATGCTACTGAATCTTCACAAGAAGAAATGGACAGATGGACTCACACTCCAGCGTTTTGATGCTCATTCCAAAACCAATGAGCAAACAGTTCAG GAGATGTTAAACCTTGCTGTCAAGTATAATAAAGCAGTGCAGGAGGAGGATGAGTTGCCTCCAGAAAAGCTAGCCATTGCAAATGTAGGAAGGCAAGATGCCAAGAAGCATCTTGAAGAGCACGTCTCGAATTTGATGTCTTCAAACATTGTCCAGACATTGGGAACCATGCTTGACACAGTTGTCTTCTGA